The Streptococcus iniae genome contains the following window.
AAGGCATTAAAAACTGTGCTTAGCTCACACAAGGTCATGCCTTATCCTTTCTTTTTACAATATCATTTAACTTATTCTATCACTTTTCTCCTTCTTTTTGTAGAATAGCAGAGCATTTTAAATATTTTTTTGTCAAGTAACTTTACTTTACAAAAAAAATATGATAATCTATTAAAGTTGATGAAAATCAAAAACAAACAATTAAGCTGAGCCAAAGGCTAGGAAACGAGGAAACAGTTGAAATCCGATATTTCACTGTTAGAATTATCCCTAAAACTTGTACCGCTCAAAATATTTAAACCGGAGGATAGAAAAAATGGCAGTTCCTGCACGTCACACGTCTAAAGCTAAAAAGAACAAACGTCGTACACATTACAAATTGACAGCTCCATCTGTACAATTCGACGAAACTACTGGAGATTACTCACGTTCTCACCGTGTATCACTTAAAGGATACTACAAAGGACGTAAAATCGCTAAAGCTAACGAAGCTAAATAATAGAAGGGAGATACCATGCGCGTAAATATTACACTTGAACATAAAGAATCTGGTGAACGCTTGTACCTTACTTCAAAAAACAAACGTAACACTCCAGACCGTCTTCAATTGAAAAAATACTCACCAAAATTACGTAAACACGTAACTTTTACTGAGGTTAAATAATTGAATATAAAAAGCCTATGAAATGAACTGCACCCCAAAAGTTAGACACAAAATCTAACAGTTGGGGTGTTTTTCTTATGAAATTAAGTTATGAAGATAAACTAGAAATATATGAGCTGAAAAAGAGCGGCGTGTCGTGGACCAATCTTAGCCAAACATACAAGGTAACCATTGCCAATCTCACATACATGATAAAACTCATGGATCGGTATGGCTTAGAAATCGTTGAAAAAGGTAAAAATAGGTATTATTCACTCGAATTAAAGCAGGAAATGATAGATAAAGTCTTGATTCATGGTTGCTCTCAACTCTCAGTTTCTCTTGATTATACCTTGCCAAATCGAGGGATGCTCCCAAATTGGATAGCGCAATACAAGAAAAACGGTTATACTATTCTTGAAAAACCAAGAGGGAGACCTGCTAAGATGGGACGAAAGCCTAAGAAAAAGCTAGAAGAGATGACTGAATTGGAACGTCTTCAGAAAGAATTAGAATACTTAAGAGCGGAGAATGCTGTGCTAAAAAAGCTGAGAGAATACCGCTTGAGGGACGAAGTAAAGCTCAAAGAGCAACAGAAATCATTCAAGCATTAACGAATCGGTTTTCCCTAGAGACGCTACTTGAAATCCTTGATTTACCGTGCTCCACCTATTACTATCAAGTGAAGCGACTAGCTCAAGGAGATAAGGATATAGAACTAAAGAATTTGATTCGAGGGATTTATGATGAACATAAAGGAAACTATGGCTATCGTCGGATTTATTTAGAACTCAGAAATCGAGGATTCCTCATCAATCACAAAAAGGTGCAACGCTTGATGACAGTTATGGGCTTAGCGGCTCGCATTCGTCGTAAGCGCAAGTACTCTTCTTACAAAGGTGAGGTTGGTAAGAAGGCTGATAATCTGATTAAACGTCAATTCGAAGGTTCTAAACCCTATGAGAAGTGTTATACCGATGTGACAGAGTTTGCCTTACCTGAAGGGAAGCTTTATCTATCGCCAGTTTTTGATGGCTATAACTGTGAGATTATTGACTTTACCTTATCTCGCTCGCCTGACTTGAAACAGGTTCAAACGATGCTTGAGAAGGCTTTTCCAGCGGATTCATACAGTGGAACTATTCTCCACAGCGACCAAGGGTGGCAGTACCAGCACCAGTCTTACCATCAGTTTTTGGAAACCAAAGGGATTCGTCCCTCTATGTCTCGAAAGGGAAATAGTCCAGATAATGGGATGATGGAATCCTTCTTTGGCATTCTCAAATCGGAGATGTTCTATGGACTTGAGAAGTCTTACAAAACCCTTGATGAGCTTGAACAAGCTATCACAGATTACATTTTTTACTACAACAACAAACGAATCAAAGCAAAACTAAAAGGACTTAGTCCTGTTCAATACAGAACCAAATCCTTGCAATAATTAATTGTCCAACTTCTGGGGGTCAGTACAAAATCAACGTTTCACAGGCTTTTTTCTTTTAATTTTGGTGAAAACAAAGCTAACTATTTCAGAACATATGATAATGGTCATCACTAGAACTATCCTGATTCTTGGATATTACTCTGTTTAAATCGATTCCTCAAGATTAAAGGAATGTTTATTGCCTTGTCAATCTTGTTTACACATAAACTATAATCCTCTTTACTCTATTTTCTCAAGGTTAAGTTGATGAAGCCGATAACTAAAGTAAGTCAAGGTAATAACTGAAATAATAATTGCAAAAAGACTGTCTTTTAGACTCTTTAAATAGAAAGCTACTAATAAAGAAAGCAGGCAATTTATGAATAGGGTGAGTCGTCTGTCCTTCAATTGATTAAGACGGGTCATGAAAAACCTTACTCCTAGTATTCCTGGTGAAAAAGTGATAACAACTAGTGTCAAGAAAAATTGCTCTTTTGTAAAGAAATGCTTTACTGAATTCCGTCGATCATCTTGACTAATATCTAGTTCTTTATGAAGCAGTTCTAAAGAAATTCTATCTGGAACACTTTTTCCAAGTTCCCATTTTGAAATAGTTTGCCTTGTTACGTAAACCTTATCAGCAAGTTCTTGTTGCGTTAACCCCTGTTTTAATCTAGCTTCTTTAAGAATAGTTGAAATCTCCATGTCTTCTCCTAAACAAATTATCTTTTAAAATCTAATAAATCAATAACTGTGAAAATAATTAAGATAGCAAAAATCAAAGTTGCTGAGGAATTATTAACCATAGCTAAAATAAATAAAAGAATTAAAAATAAATGTCCTGTGCGTGGGTATCTTGTCAATAGTGTCAAGAGCAGTTTACATGTTACTTTAAAAACAATACCTGCTATACCAAACAATAAAATCCAAATAAAGTTATTTTTATACTTCCTTATAAACTGCACCATAAATAATTCTCCTTTTTATTTCTAAGGAAAGTATAGCTAATAAATACAAAAATAACACGCAACCCCAGACTCAAGACGTGCAACAGTTATGACATGTCAAAAAATCCAATGACACTTAACTTCAGTTCTTTTATGATCAAATAAAAAACACCTTATTCAATAGATTGCTGAATCTAATCAATAAGGTGCACTAATCAAAATTCTTCTAAGCTGTTACTGTCTGGCAGGAAATCTTAGGGAGAAACAACTTCCTTTTCCTAAATCACTTTCAACAGTAATGTCTCCTCCTAGTTGTCCTGCTAATTGTCGTGCAATGTAAAGTCCTAGTCCATGGCCTCCTGTGGTCATATTTCGTGAAGATTCAACGCGGTAAAGACGTTTAAAAATACGATCTAAATCTTCTTTTCGAATGCCTTGACCTTGATCAATAACATCAATATGGATGCTACCTCCTTGCTTATAGGCATTTATAGTTAAAGGCGTTCCACTCTCTGAATATTTAATGGCATTGCTAACTAAATTAAGCACAATACGTGACAATGCATCATATTGACTTCGAATTTTAACAACTTCTGGAGAAACAGCAATTGAAACGTGTCGATTTTCCTGCTCTAATGTCAACTGAAACTCAGATAGACTGTCAATTAATAAAGTCTCTAAATAAATTTGTTGCTCTTGATTCATTTGATTATCTTGCGAATGATCATTAAGACTAACCAGATGCAATTCTTCCACCAGTTGGTTTAAGCGGTTGGTTTGTCGCGAAATGGTATTTAAATAATGCCTTTGCTCACTTTTTGTAATAACCCCATCTAAAATCCCTTCTACTGTCGCTTGAATAGAAGTGAGTGGTGTTTTGATATCATGCGACAACTGAGCAATCATCATGGATTTTTCACGTTCGCTCTCATTAAGTGATTCAAAACTAGCTTCTAAATCATGAGACATTTGATTAAAACTATCTTCTAAGACTTTAAATTCCTGAGGTGAGGAAATGTTAACCTCCTGCTGAAATTGTCTCTGAGATATGGCCTGCATCTTTACTCTTAACTTCTTGAGTGACGAGAACACATTTGTTAATAAAAGCAGATTGACAATCCCTCCTGTTAAAGAGGCTACTACAGTAATCAGTAAAATATAAAAAATAGCTTTGCTATCAATCAGCATATGCTTTAAACCAACTATCAGCCCTGCTATCGTAATAAGCATGGAAACTAAATAGCCAATAACAATATAGGTCCTTAGTTTCATATTACCCCTCTAACTTATATCCTAACCCCCAAACCGTCTTAATGGTTGGTGTTTGTTCCGTACTGTTTTTTGCTAAATCATTTCTCAGAGAATGAATATGCACATTAAGGGTATTGGTATCATCTAAAAACTCTTCACCCCAGACACGTTCATACAATTCTGTTTTTGAAAAAACATGATTTTGATGACTAGCTAAGAGCCATAGCAAGTCAAATGATTTATTGGTTAAATTAAGCATTTTGCCAGCAATGCTTACTTCTCTAGTGCTCTTATCCATTTTCAAATCACCAATCCTAAGACTATCTGATGGACCTGTTTTTCCATAAATACGATTCAAAATATTTTTAACCCTTAATACCAACTCCCTAGGACTAAAAGGTTTGGCAATATAATCATCCGCACCTAGACTTAGAGAATAAATTTTATCCGGTTCTGAAACTTTAGCCGTGATAAAAAGAAAGGGTTGCTCAGGTTTTTCGACCAAAACATCACTGATAAAATCATAACCATCCATGTTAGGCATCATAATGTCGCTGACAATCAAATCAAAAGGCTCACGCTTAAAATGCTTAAGGGCTTGAACCCCATCAGATGCTATTGTAACAGCATGCCCTGCCTGTTCTAAATACCTTTTATTAATATCAATTATTTCTGGTTCATCATCTACTAATAAGATTTTATAAGTCATCTGTTCTCCTTATCAAAAAAAGTTAGTGCTATCTTTGTTCAAGTATAACACTAACTCTTATCATAGCCAAACGTCTTTTTTAGATGCTCATTGGATAAGGGCAGTAATTTGTTCTCTCAACTGCTCCTTTTAGGAATAAATAGAGAATAAGTCCTATTATCTATTCATTAAAAATCCCCATATGACAAATCTAAATGTTGTGCACGTTCATAAATTTCGTCATCTGTTAATTTTTCATCAGTATATCTATGTTGCAACTTGCCATACACAGAACTTCCATGATATTCATTAACTTCAGCATTACTATTTGATGGCGTTTCGGTATCTGTTGACTCTAGTGTATCTAGACCATTTCGAATTCTTTCGTTGATTTTATCAAAATCCCCATATGACAAATCTAAATGTTGTGCACGTTCATAAATCTCGTCATCTGTTAATTTTTCATCAGTGTATCTATGTTGCAACTTGCCATAAACAGAGCTACCATGATTTTCTGCTGCTGAAACCGTTGACTCTTGGCCAATAACTGCCATAAAACTTGCTGCAAATACTGCTGAGATTAAACCAAGTTTAAAGTGTTTTTTTAGACGAGATACGTGTTTTGCATTTGATAAAGTTGTTGTTTTCATATAAAATTACCTCTTTCTTTTTGTTGACACTAGTATAACAAGCAGAAATAAACAAAAAGTAAGCTAATTATAAAATAATTCTTAAATGTGTCTTAGCAAAACATAAAAACGGACAAGCTAATGTATTTCAATAGCTGTTATGAGATTAAAGCTTCTATTTTTTGATTAATTCTATCAACATAAAAACCAAATTTGCAATTCCAATCTTCTTTCAAAATCTTCAAGACTTCCTGATAGGCTTTTACAGCATTTTCCTTATCATTCATCAGAAGATAACATTGTGCAATTGATTCATAATAATCTGTATAGCGAGGTTTCTCTTGTACTTGACAGGCCTTCTCCCAAATCGGAATAGCTTCAACATATGCTCCATTTTGACAATAATTATTAGCCACTGAAAACAAAACACGCCAATCATCTTGGTAACACATAGCAAGGTCTTCGTATCTTTCTTTTACCTGTAGAAATCCTAATTTCTTTTCATCAAGGAGAATCTTATAGAAATGATTTAATGGATGACTGTTTTTGTCATAAGATTCTTGCAACACTTTTTGTGCCTCGTCTAATCTGTTATCTTCAATGAGATTATCTAATAAGTAGAAATACATTTTACTATTTTCAGGAGCTGTCTTTAACGTTTTTTGATAGTAAGTGATTAACTCAGAATGATTCTTGCAGTCCCAGTCATAGATAGCCCCACCGGATGCATTATTAATCAAGGTAATATCTACTTTAGAGTTTGGTTGCAATTCCAAAGCCTTTTTTCCAAATATAACTGCTTTACTTCGAACTTGTTCAGAATAAGTATAATACAAATATGTCAAAGTTGAATTGGCTTGGTAACGATTGTTAGTTTGATTAATATCATGCAATAAGAAGGCTTCAAACTGGCAAAAATCCTGAGAATCAAGTCTTGTATGATTCTCCAACATCCCGTCAATTTTGTCATACATTTTATCCCTATTATACGTAAAAATATCGTCAATTCTAACACCAAAAATAATAGCTAACTCCGGCAATACATTGATATCAGGTTGGGAAATGTTTTTTTCCCATTTAGAAACAGCTTGATTTGTAATAGCTAATTTTTCAGCTAACTGTGTCTGTGTAAGACCTGCATTTAGACGTAATTCCTTTATACGATCACCAATTGTTTTCATAGTTTCACCTCTGTTATTTTGATAAAGAGCTCTCTATAAGATTATTATAGCCCAAGTTATTAAAATAACAATTGGAAAATAGTTGATTATCATAGCAAATCAGTTGATCTTATCAAGTAATTCCTTTATCACATTTCCTTGTTAAGACACAACATGTTATAATACATCTTATAAAAAAGTTATCAGTAAAATGGAGTGAATATGAATAAGTTTTGTCAAGAGTGTGGAACGGGATTAGTTGAAAAAGAGATAGACCTTGAAGGCCTTATTCCCTTTTGCAATCACTGTGACCAATTCCGATTCCCAATGTATAATATTGCAGTCAGTTTAATTGTTGTCAATAAAGCTACAAATAAAATCTTATTAATTCAGCAATATGGTCGTCCAAGAAAAATCCTTGTTGCAGGCTATGTCAATAAAGGAGAATCACTAGAAGATGCTGCTATTAGAGAATTAAAAGAAGAAACTGGACTAACAGCTAACTCAATCACATTTAATCGTACAAAGTTTTTTGAACCATCAAATACCCTCATGTGTAACTTTACAGTCTTTGTCAATGATGCTTCCGACCTTAAAGTAAATAATGAAATAGACGATTATGCTTGGTATAGTTTTGATGAAGCGCGTGAAAATGTTTTTCCAAATAGTTTAGCTGCAAAATTTTTAAATGGCTATCTTGATGAACACTGATAAAGAGCTTAAAAAGACTGGTCAATGACCAGTCTTTTACTTTACACAACATGCAATTACATTTACAATAAAAGCAATCACTTTAACTCGTAACACCGATGCCATTTCCTATTTAAAACCTTCTATGACAATAAATATATTGACAGTATTGTCAATTGTTTGTAATCATCTGTAAATAGTAAGTGATAAGTTCTTCTTCTGAAATCATATCACGTTGATGCAACCACCATTTTAGGGTTTCAATAAAACTTGACACGACAAATTGATGAATAAAAGGCTCAGGTATTTTTTTATCCTTCACATAATTTTGGTAAAGAACAGGATAAACATCATGCTCTAATTCAGCTTTTAAATGAAGCAAAAAATAGGGGTTATTTGATAATAACAAACTGGCTACACGATCTTTATTCTTCTTGAAATGCATTACAATATGCACTAAATAATCCTTGAATGAACTATCTTCTTCCTGATAGAAAATATGATGAAACAACTCTTGACACAACTGATCCAGTAAAACTTCTTTACTCTCATAATGTTGGTAAAATGTTGAACGGCCAACGTTAGCTAAGTCAATAATGTCTTGTACTCTAATTTGGTCATATCCTTTTTCATTTAAAATCTCGAGAAATGCTTCGTAAATAATTTTGCGTGTTTTTTGAATTCGCCTATCAACTGCCATACCATACACTTTCTAGATTTTGTTCACTTATGAACATCTCAAATCAACTGTTTCTTTTTCTAATCCTTTTTCTAAGTGATAATAAACTTATAAAAAAACTACCATCAGTATACCAAAAAGGAGCACGTATGACATCTGAAAAAAATATGCTAATAGCTTTCTTACTCAACCTAACTTTCGCAATCTTAGAAGTAATCTTCGGTATCATTTTTCATTCAACTGCCGTGCTCTCAGATGCTCTTCATGATTTAGGAGATGCCTTTGCAATCTTCTTATCTACTTGGTTAGAAAAAATTTCCAATAAAAAACCTGATCATCACTACACCTTAGGTTATAAACCTTTTAGTTTACTTGGAGCTTTACTGACAAGCCTCATTCTTATTTCAGGCTCTCTTTTTCTTATTCTGGAAAACATTTCTAATCTGATTCATCCAAAAATCGTCAATTATCAAGGGATGTTTGTTCTAGGGCTTTTTGCTTTAGCCACTAATCTGCTTGCAAGTTATATTGTTCATAAGGGAAAAAGTCATAATGAGAGAGTCTTAAGCCTTCATTTTTTAGAGGATATCTTGGGATGGTTGGCTCTTATTTTTCTTTCTATTCTCTTACATTTTAAACCTTGGTATATCCTTGATCCCCTTCTTTCCATAGCAATCTCTCTTTTTATTTTATCTAAAGCAATCCCATTATTATGGCAAAATGTAAAACTATTACTTGGCCATATTCCAGAAACTGTCAACCTAGCAGAAATCTATCCTATTTTGGAGGACATTCCTTACCTCCAAGAAATTAATACATTTCAAGTATGGTCTTTAGATGGTCTAGAAAACAGAGCTTTAATTCATATCAAACTATCAGATAAGAGTCAAACACAAGGTGTAAAAGAGTGTATCCGGAAAATTTGTCAATCACAACATATTCAAGAAATTACCATCGAAATCGATTCCTAATTAAGTCTCTCCTTTAACCAAATATGGTACAATAGAGATATTATTTGGGGAGGTTTACATGACATCATTTTTTTCACGAATTATCAAAGGTATGATAATCGCCTTAGGTTTCATTCTACCAGGCGTTTCAGGAGGCGTTTTAGCAGCTATTTTAGGGATCTATGAGCGACTCATTTCTTTCCTTGCCCATATTAGAGAAAATTTTATGGAAAACTTTCTCTTCTTTGTCCCTGTTGGCATTGGTGGTATTTTAGGAATAGCACTCTTCTCATTTCCCGTTGAATTTCTACTTAAGCATTTCCAAGTGCCTGTTCTATGGGGATTTGCTGGCGCTATTATTGGAACACTTCCAAGTTTAATTGCTGAATCCACAAAAAAAACCAAGCGAGACACAAAAGACATCATTTGGTTTTTAGCAACATTTATGATTTCGGGCATACTTCTATTTTTCTTAAATGATATCGTTGGAACAGTTTCAGCTAACTTCTTTACTTTTATTCTAGCAGGAATATTGATTGCACTCGGCGTATTAGTCCCTGGCTTGAGTCCTTCAAACCTTTTATTAATTTTAGGGCTTTACTCACCTATGCTCATTGGTTTTAAATCACTTGACTTAGTAGGAACATTTTTACCAATCGCAATTGGTGGTGCATTAGCCATGATTACCTTCTCAAAAGCAATGGATTATGCACTAAATCACTACCATTCACGTGTTTACCACTTTATCATTGGTATTGTTCTATCAAGTACCTTACTTATTCTCATTCCAAATGCTAAAAGTGACGAAGCTATTTCTTATGTTGGAACTAACATCATCACTTTGGGAGTAGCCTTACTCCTATTTGGACTTGGCATCTGGTTAGGAATTTGGATGAGTAAATTGGAAGAAAAATACAAATAACTAAAAAAGACAGAAACAAGATGGCTCTAAGCTGGAAAACCACCTTTAGCATATCTACTGTTTCTGTTTTTTTAGTTTACATCTGTGTCAACAATGAGATTAAAATAGCAATGAAATCAAAGCCATTAGAGCAACTCCGCCTTGTTTAAAAAGAATTTTCTTGTCAACTGTCAAGGCTCCATAAAGCGCTGCTGCTAAAATATTGACTAAAAACAAAGCAACAATTTCACTATTTTGAGCAATAAAAAGTCCATAAATTAAGAAAAGAGCAATGAGTCCATTATAGATTCCTTGGTTCTTAAAGAGATTATCTATAGTTGGATTCTCTAGTTCTTCTTTAGAAATATTGAAGATACGTTGTGTGGCAGTCGACTGCGTCGCAAAAGTCTCAATATACATAATATAAGCTTGCTCTAAAGCAGCTAAAGTCGCTAAAATAAGTGTTATAATTGACATAAAAAACTCTCTCTCTGTTACTATTTATTGAAAAATAGAATCAATTAATTTGAAATATGGTACAATACATTATACCGACAAATACATATAAAGCAAGAAATATTACTTAGAATACAAAGGGATTTTATGCTCAACACTAGTAGAAAAGAATTAACAAAGAAAGCTCTCTTAGATGCTCTCGTTGACTTATTAAAAACAAATAGCTTTGATGACATTACAACCAAGCAACTTGCCATTACTGCAGGAATAAGCAGATCAAGTTTTTACACGCACTACAAAGATAAATATGAAATGATAGATTCTTACCAGCAAATTCTATTCCACAAATTAGAATATGTTTTTGATAAAGAACATGAAAATTGGGAACACACCTTTGAAGAAATCTTCAGTTTCTTGCAAAATGAACAGCTCCTCTCCGCTCTTTTATCTGTCAATGGCACAAAGGAAATCCAAAATTTTATCATACATAAAGTTAGAAAGATTATCGTAAGAGAAACCTTAACAAAGGCACCCGAAATCAAATTATCACAAAAAGAAAGAGAATACCACAGCATATTCTTATCCCATGCCTTCTTTGGAACATGCCAAGAATGGATAGCTAAAGGAAAAAAAGAATCCCCTAAAGAAATGACAGCCTTCATCCTTAAAATGCTATCAAGATAATTACCCAAAACACCATTAGGTGTTTTTTTTATAACCTATTAATAGTTTACAATTTGTGTAAATTTACAGCATCTAAACACTGATATTACTGAATTTTTTATGTTTACAGTATACTTAATTTAACCTCTAAACGTCACAAAAATAATCTACAATCAAACTGTAATTATTGGGTTAAATAGTTTTTTACCATTAAAAATATCACCAGCAAATATGTTAGCCTTACATTTATCAGCCCAATAAATCTTATATCAATAATATTTTTCATCCTTAGGCTTCTTATCCTGATACAAACTGCCACCAATACCACCAAGTATACCAATAAAAATCAAAACTAATAGTTTTCCTATCTTCTTCATGTTTTACCTTCTTTCTCAAAATATCTTCTTGTATGACCTTAACCATGGCCAAGCAAACATAGCCTGTTAAGATAATATTTTTAATCTTAGATATAATATGATTATCTAACACAATCTTATCACTATCATAAAATTACAGCAATAACACTATCAAGCAATTAAATATAAAGGTACTATTTACACTGGCGACATTATTTCTCTCTAAGTGAACCTTTTAAAATAGAATACAAAAAAAGCCTATTAAATAGGCTTTTAAAGTGTTTAATGTAAGAATTAAAGCATTTTGTTGTAGAATTCAACGACAAGTGCTTCGTTGATTTCTGGGTTGATTTCATCACGTTCTGGAAGACGAGTTAATGAACCTTCAAGTTTTTCAGCATCAAATGATACGAAAGCTGGACGTCCAAGAGTAGCTTCAACAGCTTCAAGGATTGCAGGAACTTTAACTGATTTTTCGCGAACTGAGATTACTTGACCAACTTCAACGCGGTATGATGGAATATCAACACGTTTTCCGTCAACAAGGATATGACCATGGTTAACGAATTGACGAGCTTGACGACGTGTAGTTGCAAGACCTAAACGGTAAACAACGTTGTCAAGACGACGTTCTAAAAGAACCATAAAGTTGAAACCAAGAGTTCCTTCTTTAACTTTAGTAGCTTGTACGAACAAGTTACGGAATTGTTTTTCACCTAAACCGTATGAGAAACGAAGTTTTTGTTTCTCAGCAAGTTGTAAACCGTATTCAGAAAGTTTGCTACGGTTGTTAGGACCGTGTTGACCAGGTACGTAGTTACGGCGAGCCAATTCTTTACCTGTGCCTGTAAGTGATAAACCTAGGCGACGTGATTGTTTCCATGATGGACCAGTATAACGTGACATATTAAATGTCCTCCTCTAAAATAATTGAGGAAATAACCGTTTGAAAAATCCTGATTCGTGCAGGGGGTTTTCGCCTAAACAGCAAAGGTTACTTAATCTAAGTTAACCACCTGTTGACGAGCTTCATATTTTTCTGCTGCTATTTCACACAAAGACTATTATAGCATTATTATTTAATAATGTAAATAATAATTACTATCAAATAAAAAACAAAGAAACAAAATTGTTTCTCTGATTTTTAATCTTGATTTAGATATCTTATCAATGTTTTTTCAGTTAGAATATCTGAGTATGTATAAGATTCAACATATGAATTACTAATTGCTCCTGGCTGATCAGAATGATCATTATACTCGATAATAAATAAGGATGGGTAAACCTCAATAAGGCGACCTATCTTATTTTTTTCACGTTTTCGGCCATTTTCTAATGTTAATTCTACCAGTTGACCTTCATGGGATTTGATATCCTCTTTAATTTTTTTCATTTTTGCTACGTCTGCAAATGCATCACTCATCTTTTTCTCCTTTTATCACTCTTCAAATTGAGCTATACTTGAGAATTTGTTGTATTCCTTTTGGAACATTAACTTAACTGTTCCACGTGCTCCAGAACGGTTTTTTTCAAGTATGACTTCTATCGTATTATCTTCTATTGCTTCTTCTGCTTCTTCGCCTTCTTTTCGATAGTAATCATCTCGATAAAGAAATGCTACGATATCAGCATCTTGTTCAATTGACCCAGACTCACGAATATCTGATAAAACAGGGCGTTTGTCTTGTCTTTGTTCCACACCACGGGATAACTGACTCAATGCAATAACTGGAACTTTCAATTCCTTAGCTAAAATTTTCAATTGCCTTGAAATATCAGAAACTTCTTGTTGCCTATTCTCAGGTTTTGTTCCTGTAATCAGCTGTAAATAGTCAATGACAATTAAACCTAAACCATTGTCAACTTCTTGAGACAACTTGCGGGCTCTCGAACGAATTTCAGTAATTTTAATACCTGGGGTGTCATCAATATAGATGGGTGCTTCTGCTAAGGCACCCTGAGCAATCGTAACATTGTTCCAATCCTGCTCTGTTAACTGACCAGTTCTCAAACTATGAGAATCGACCATCCCTTCTGCAGCAAGCATCCTGTCAACCAAACTCTCAGCTCCCATTTCAAGTGAGAAAATAGCAACAGCTCTTTTTTGTTTAGTTCCAACATTTTGAGCGATATTCAAAACAAATGCCGTTTTTCCGACCGCAGGTCGAGCAGCTAAAATAATCAATTGATCTGGGTGTAAACCTGTTGTAACCTTATCAAGATCCCTAAAGCCAGTGGGTAAACCTGTAACATCTGACGTTTGTTTAGAACGAGCCTCCAAACTCTCATAATTGACTTTTAAAACATCTGAAATCTTAC
Protein-coding sequences here:
- the rpsD gene encoding 30S ribosomal protein S4, translating into MSRYTGPSWKQSRRLGLSLTGTGKELARRNYVPGQHGPNNRSKLSEYGLQLAEKQKLRFSYGLGEKQFRNLFVQATKVKEGTLGFNFMVLLERRLDNVVYRLGLATTRRQARQFVNHGHILVDGKRVDIPSYRVEVGQVISVREKSVKVPAILEAVEATLGRPAFVSFDAEKLEGSLTRLPERDEINPEINEALVVEFYNKML
- a CDS encoding DUF1304 domain-containing protein, whose protein sequence is MSIITLILATLAALEQAYIMYIETFATQSTATQRIFNISKEELENPTIDNLFKNQGIYNGLIALFLIYGLFIAQNSEIVALFLVNILAAALYGALTVDKKILFKQGGVALMALISLLF
- a CDS encoding Veg family protein, coding for MSDAFADVAKMKKIKEDIKSHEGQLVELTLENGRKREKNKIGRLIEVYPSLFIIEYNDHSDQPGAISNSYVESYTYSDILTEKTLIRYLNQD
- a CDS encoding DUF368 domain-containing protein, producing MTSFFSRIIKGMIIALGFILPGVSGGVLAAILGIYERLISFLAHIRENFMENFLFFVPVGIGGILGIALFSFPVEFLLKHFQVPVLWGFAGAIIGTLPSLIAESTKKTKRDTKDIIWFLATFMISGILLFFLNDIVGTVSANFFTFILAGILIALGVLVPGLSPSNLLLILGLYSPMLIGFKSLDLVGTFLPIAIGGALAMITFSKAMDYALNHYHSRVYHFIIGIVLSSTLLILIPNAKSDEAISYVGTNIITLGVALLLFGLGIWLGIWMSKLEEKYK
- a CDS encoding cation diffusion facilitator family transporter — translated: MTSEKNMLIAFLLNLTFAILEVIFGIIFHSTAVLSDALHDLGDAFAIFLSTWLEKISNKKPDHHYTLGYKPFSLLGALLTSLILISGSLFLILENISNLIHPKIVNYQGMFVLGLFALATNLLASYIVHKGKSHNERVLSLHFLEDILGWLALIFLSILLHFKPWYILDPLLSIAISLFILSKAIPLLWQNVKLLLGHIPETVNLAEIYPILEDIPYLQEINTFQVWSLDGLENRALIHIKLSDKSQTQGVKECIRKICQSQHIQEITIEIDS
- a CDS encoding TetR/AcrR family transcriptional regulator encodes the protein MAVDRRIQKTRKIIYEAFLEILNEKGYDQIRVQDIIDLANVGRSTFYQHYESKEVLLDQLCQELFHHIFYQEEDSSFKDYLVHIVMHFKKNKDRVASLLLSNNPYFLLHLKAELEHDVYPVLYQNYVKDKKIPEPFIHQFVVSSFIETLKWWLHQRDMISEEELITYYLQMITNN
- a CDS encoding TetR/AcrR family transcriptional regulator → MLNTSRKELTKKALLDALVDLLKTNSFDDITTKQLAITAGISRSSFYTHYKDKYEMIDSYQQILFHKLEYVFDKEHENWEHTFEEIFSFLQNEQLLSALLSVNGTKEIQNFIIHKVRKIIVRETLTKAPEIKLSQKEREYHSIFLSHAFFGTCQEWIAKGKKESPKEMTAFILKMLSR
- the dnaB gene encoding replicative DNA helicase — encoded protein: MSEAPELRVQPQDLLAEQSVLGSIFISPDKLITVREFISPDDFYKYSHKIIFRAMITLSDRNDAIDATTVRTILDDQGDLQNIGGLAYIVELVNSVPTSANAEYYAKIVAEKAMLRDIISRLTETVNLAYEGASESDDIIAGAEKALIEINEHSNRSGFRKISDVLKVNYESLEARSKQTSDVTGLPTGFRDLDKVTTGLHPDQLIILAARPAVGKTAFVLNIAQNVGTKQKRAVAIFSLEMGAESLVDRMLAAEGMVDSHSLRTGQLTEQDWNNVTIAQGALAEAPIYIDDTPGIKITEIRSRARKLSQEVDNGLGLIVIDYLQLITGTKPENRQQEVSDISRQLKILAKELKVPVIALSQLSRGVEQRQDKRPVLSDIRESGSIEQDADIVAFLYRDDYYRKEGEEAEEAIEDNTIEVILEKNRSGARGTVKLMFQKEYNKFSSIAQFEE